Part of the Kineococcus aurantiacus genome, ACGCTCGTCTCCTTCGGGTTCCTCCTGCTGCAGGCGAGCCTGGACGAGGTGTTCAACCCGCGGTTGCGCCGCGGCAAGCGCAAGCAGATGAAGCAGACACAAGCCCGCCGTCTGGCCGAGGCGCAGGCCGCCGCCGCAGCACGCCCCACCACGCCGGCGCGAACCGGTGTCGGCGCGGGCTCCGCACGCACCGCCGACCGAGGGGGACGACCGTGAGCACCAGGGGAACACCGGGCGCACCGGGCTCGCCCACCAGGGCTTCGAAGGCACCGGCGGGCTCGACGCCCGCGACCGCCGCCGCAGCGGTCCCCGCGGCGCAGGCGCGTCGACTGCTCGCCCGGGCCGTCGAGGTCAGCGCCGTCTACGGCGGCGGTGAACGCGACTTCACCGCGGTGGACCGGGTCACCCTCGAGCTCGGCGAAGGGGAGATCCTCGGCCTGGCCGGGGAGTCGGGGTGCGGCAAGACCACCTTGGGCAACTCCCTGGCCATGATCGCCAACCCTCCGCTCTACGTCGTGGAGGGGACCCTGGAGATCGACGGGGAGCAGATCGACCTGACCACGCTGCGGGGTGAGCAGGACCTCAAGCGGCAGCGCAAGTACCGCGGCGGCGTCGTCTCGATGCTCCCGCAGGGGGCGATGAACGCGATCAGCCCGACGCTGCGGGTGCGCAACCTCGTGCACGACGTCATGCGTGCGCACGACCGGACCGTCACGCGCGACCAGGCCCTCGACCTGGCAAGGGACCGGCTGAAGATGCTCGAGATGCCGGTACGGGTGCTGGACTCCTACCCCCACCAGTTGTCCGGGGGGATGAAGCAGCGCGTCGTCACCGTCGTCTCCACGTTGCTCAACCCCCGCCTCCTCATCGCCGACGAGCCGACCTCGGCCCTGGACGTGTCGAGCCAGCGGATGCTCGTGGAGATGCTGCTGGCGATGGTCGAGCAGCGCATCATGTCCGGAGTCGTGTTCGTCACCCACGACCTGCCCGTCCTGTCGCAGGTCTCGGACAAGCTCGCCATCATGAACGCGGGCAAGATCGTCGAGACCGGACCGACCGAGCAGCTCGTCCACGACCCGCAGCACCCCTACACCAAGAAGCTGCTGTCCTCGGTGCTGGACCCGACCGCGGAGACCCGCGCGCGGGGCCGGGACCGCCGCACACGACCGGAGCCGGCCGAAGGAGACCTGCGATGACGACGAACCTGACCGGGTCACCCGCGACCACGGCGACCGACAGCGTGCTCGCCTGCCAGGACGTCGTGAAGGAGTTCCACGTCACCGGGTCCAAGGTCGTGGCCGTCGACCACGTCTCCCTCGACTTCCCCGCCGGCGACGTCCTGGCCGTCGTGGGGGAGTCCGGGTCGGGCAAGTCGACGCTGGCGCGGATGCTGCTGCGCCTGATGCCGGTCACCTCAGGGACCATCACCTTCCGCGGTGAAGACGTGACCGATCTGCGCGGCAAGCGGTTGAGGGCGTACTGGAGTCAGGTGCAAGCCGTCTTCCAGGACCCGTTCGCCTCCTTCAACCAGTTCTTCCCCGTCGGCGACCTGCTGCGGCGCAGCCTCGCCCTGTCCTCGGTCGGGCGGGAGGAGGCGGACGCGCTCATCGAGGAGTGCCTCGGGTACGTGGGCCTGACGCCGGCACAGGCGCTGCACAAGTACCCGCACCAGCTCTCCGGGGGGCAGCGCCAGCGCGTGATGCTGGCCCGGGCGCTGATGATGCGGCCCAAGGTGCTGCTGGCCGACGAGGCGACGAGCATGCTGGACGCCACCTTGCGCGTGAACGTCCTCAACGTGCTGCACGACCTGAAGGACGACCTCGGCCTGACGGTGCTGTTCATCACCCACGACATCGGCCAGGCCTGCTACCTGGCCGACCGGGTCGCGGTCATGGAGCACGGCAAGGTCGTGGAGCGCGGCAGCACCGACGAGGTCATCTTCGCTCCCCAGGCGGCCTACACCAAGCGGCTGCTGGCGGACGTCCCCGACCTCAAGGGGAGCTTGAAGAGGGCTGTGTGACCTCCGGAGGGCTCGCGCCGACCCGAGCCAGGCCTCCTCTTCGCCGGGTGGGCTCAGGACGGGTGTGCTCACCCACCTGGCGGGCGAGCACACGGGAGGCGGGAGCATCAGCAGCCGGTCCGGTCGTGCGCGTGCTGCCGCACGACCGTTCGTCGGCGCTCGGGGGCGCTGGGTGCTCCCGGCAGTGCCAGTGCCGGGCAGGGGTGGGGGACGCCCACCGGCCCACCCGCGGTGAGCCTGGATCAGATCAAGGTGGTGCGCAGATTCCCGGTGAGGCGATGATGAGATGGTGCCTCCTGTGAATCCCTCCGGGCGCCGACCTACCAGCGCTGACGTCGCCCGACTGGCCGGTGTCTCCACCGGAGCGGTGTCCTACGCCCTCAACGGCAAGGGAGGAGTCTCGGAGGCCACCCGCCAGCGCATCCTGGAGGCCGCCGAACAGCTGGGGTGGCGCCCGAACGAGGCCGCCCGGGCTCTGTCGTTCTCCCGCGCCGGCGCCATCGGCTTCATCATCGCCCGTCCGCCGCAGACGCTGGGCGATGAGTCCTTCTACATGCAGCTCATCACCGGCATGGAGACCGAGCTGTCGAAGTCCTCGACCGCGCTGCTGCTGCAGACCGTCGAGACGGTCGAGGAAAGCGTCGAGGCCTACCGCCGCTGGGCTGCTCAGGGAAGGGTCGACGGCGTCGTCGTCAGCGACCTGCGGCACGACGACCCGCGTCCGGCGGCCCTGCGGCAGCTGCGTCTGCCCGCCGTCGCGCTCGGGGGAGACGCACAGACCGGACTTCCGCGGGTCTACAGCGACGAGAGCGAGTCGGTTCGCGAGGTCATCACCTACCTCGCGGGGCTGGGTCATCAGCGCATCGGTTACGTCAGCGGTTCACCCACCTACCTGCACGTCCTCAACCGCACGAAGGTCTACACCGACGTCATGCTCACCCTCGGGCTGGAGCCGACCGTGGAGGCGACCGACTTCTCGGTCGAGAGCGGCCGCAGCGCCACCCGGCGCTTCCTGGCCTCCCAACGGCCACCGACGGCCCTGGTGTACGACTCCGATGCGATGGCGGTCGCTGGCCTCGCCGTAGCCACCGCGGCGGGGGTCCCCGTGCCCCACGACCTGTCGATCGTGGCCTGGGACGACTCGCTGCTGTGCCAAGTGGTCCACCCCGCCCTCACCGCGATCTCCCGGGACATCCGAGCACTCGGTGGCGTGGCCGCCTCACACCTGCGTGCGGTGCTGCAATCCGCGGCCCGCGGCATCCCTCAGGACCCTTCGAAGGACGCCTTGCCGGACGTTGTACAGCCCACACCGCACTTGGTGACCCGCGCAAGCACCAGCCCACCTCCTACGTCGGCGATGACGCCGGCCCCCAGGAGCGGGAGCAGACGCGCCAAGAACGGCAAGGGCCGTGTCACCGCTGGACCTTCGACTCCCCCTGACGTCAGGTGACCGTCATCGACAGGAACGGTCAGGCTGCGTGAGCGTCGGGCAGGAGTACCTCCTAGGCACGGGTGTCACAACCCGCGACCTGCTGAC contains:
- a CDS encoding LacI family DNA-binding transcriptional regulator; protein product: MVPPVNPSGRRPTSADVARLAGVSTGAVSYALNGKGGVSEATRQRILEAAEQLGWRPNEAARALSFSRAGAIGFIIARPPQTLGDESFYMQLITGMETELSKSSTALLLQTVETVEESVEAYRRWAAQGRVDGVVVSDLRHDDPRPAALRQLRLPAVALGGDAQTGLPRVYSDESESVREVITYLAGLGHQRIGYVSGSPTYLHVLNRTKVYTDVMLTLGLEPTVEATDFSVESGRSATRRFLASQRPPTALVYDSDAMAVAGLAVATAAGVPVPHDLSIVAWDDSLLCQVVHPALTAISRDIRALGGVAASHLRAVLQSAARGIPQDPSKDALPDVVQPTPHLVTRASTSPPPTSAMTPAPRSGSRRAKNGKGRVTAGPSTPPDVR
- a CDS encoding ATP-binding cassette domain-containing protein, with the protein product MSTRGTPGAPGSPTRASKAPAGSTPATAAAAVPAAQARRLLARAVEVSAVYGGGERDFTAVDRVTLELGEGEILGLAGESGCGKTTLGNSLAMIANPPLYVVEGTLEIDGEQIDLTTLRGEQDLKRQRKYRGGVVSMLPQGAMNAISPTLRVRNLVHDVMRAHDRTVTRDQALDLARDRLKMLEMPVRVLDSYPHQLSGGMKQRVVTVVSTLLNPRLLIADEPTSALDVSSQRMLVEMLLAMVEQRIMSGVVFVTHDLPVLSQVSDKLAIMNAGKIVETGPTEQLVHDPQHPYTKKLLSSVLDPTAETRARGRDRRTRPEPAEGDLR
- a CDS encoding ABC transporter ATP-binding protein; the protein is MTTNLTGSPATTATDSVLACQDVVKEFHVTGSKVVAVDHVSLDFPAGDVLAVVGESGSGKSTLARMLLRLMPVTSGTITFRGEDVTDLRGKRLRAYWSQVQAVFQDPFASFNQFFPVGDLLRRSLALSSVGREEADALIEECLGYVGLTPAQALHKYPHQLSGGQRQRVMLARALMMRPKVLLADEATSMLDATLRVNVLNVLHDLKDDLGLTVLFITHDIGQACYLADRVAVMEHGKVVERGSTDEVIFAPQAAYTKRLLADVPDLKGSLKRAV